In Heptranchias perlo isolate sHepPer1 chromosome 9, sHepPer1.hap1, whole genome shotgun sequence, the sequence CAGGAAAAGAAATGACCCTCTTCAATAAATGCTGATTTCGGCCAAGGGGCACTTGCCACACACAGCACCGCTTTGTGCCGTCAGTCACATAGCGTTGTCCCAGGTCTGAGGATGAGTATTTTCGTACTAGAATGTGATGACCGTATATTTTCAACATGTTCCTTCTGGCTGGCTTGGTGACAGATCAACGATACAGACCAGCTCCCTGAATAGGTATTTTATCATTAGCATTCTTTATAGgggaaatactttttaaatgcaatataTAACTTCTTAATAGCATTTCATTTTTGCACCCAAGACCACAAAGGATACTGATTCCCATTCACTGCAGCCAGATGCAGAAGAACTCGCTGGATACATAATTCAAGAGGCTCTTACTGGCCAGAAAAGACAAAATGGCAGGTCCATAGTAGGCTCATTTTTGACAGGCTCATGTCAAACAGGACACACtttttcaaaatgtatttttaGCTTAATTTGTTTCAAAGTGCTGAATGTAACGCTTCTGTCATTTTTGCCATCATCAACATCAAGCACTCCTAGATCATGTGCAGCATGCACCACATGCACAGCAAAGCTCTATTTTCTCCACTCCAATAAGGAATTTAATCCCAACCTTAAAAGGAGCTCCCTTTTCCATACCAGTGAGAATTTTTCCACCTCAACCCAACACCAGCCATATAGCCATCAATACTCCATATTGAGTAAGATTGCCATTTAAGTCAAGTTAAGGACAGCTTTGTGTTGTGCTAGATTGATACTATCTAAACTAATTTCACATAAAACCCGCACAGTCAGATGCAAAactaggtcccagaggtgaaaggttatTAGTATGTAAATCAACTGCATGGCATAATCGTCCAGTGTCAAAAATTTTGCACAGAAACAGATGCAGCATCTGCTGCAACAGCAATATCAATATCATGACTCTGCAAGAGGAGGTATGCAACGTCCCTATTTCAGTGACAATTCCTTAACCTTCTGTCATCATAGATATAGAACCAGTTGAAAAGTAAAGGAAATCTAACAGATGTTAATGAAGAACACTACCTGCTAAAGGTGGTCCCATAAGGCACCCAATACTCCTGAAGAACATCATCAACCCAAGCGCACTGTCCAGTTTCTCAATTCCCATCACATCAGCCAGGACCGTGATGAGAAGGGCCAACATGGTCCCAAAGAAGAACCCACAAATACAGCTGAAGATGACGAGTAGGGTGTAGTTCCTTGCTATAGGGAAAAGCATGAGAGCGATGCTTAAAATAGTAATCATTATTGTTAGAAGGCGGATTGATTTCACAAAGCGTAGGTTAGCTAACCAACCACACCCAAGTCGCCCAATGAGGTCAGCTGCTGACCAATAAGACATCAATAAAGCTGCTTGAAAATCCTGGATCCCAATATTCTGAGCATGAGGGACCAAATAGATGGCAGGAATGAAGAAGCCCAATACAGAGAAAAACCCAAAGAAGATCAAACAAATAAACTTTGGTTGTTTCAGAAGAGGTAAAGCTATAAAATGAGCAGGCTTCTTCTTCTGGTCTGGACTTTTGCTACACAAATCTTTCCCGGAGGTAGTGGCAGATGAAGTGGGAGAATTCAGACATTTCTTTTGTGGATGATAGGGCCTCATCAGAGCTCCACAGACACAAAGATTCATCTGGATACCAGCAATGATCATCATTGCTTGTCGCCATGACATTTCGTCCACAAGCCACTGGAAGAATGGTGTGAAGATGAAGGTGAAGACACACTCTCCGCAACTGGCAATGGCATTGGCCAATGGCCTCCGTTCTGTGAAGTACTGGGTGAGCAGGCTTACTGAGGGGACCCAAGCAAACCCATTTCCCAAACCTAAAGGAAAGAACAGAAAATACATATCTTAAAATATCTTACAGATTTGACAGTCTAGGAAAACTCTAATAATTGCAAAAAACTCAATATTAATTTTAGAATGGAGATTTGGTCATAACTCATCTATCCAAAAAGATCCTGCAATCATCCCATCACGGCATCCAGCTCTTCTTTAAATGATTGAGGTTTTTATTCTACAACTCTACCATTCTATTCTGTGTGTTGATCAATTTgcgtgtgaagaacttcctgacagtcTCTAAATTGGCTCATCACTAATTTGGACCTGTGCCCCCTTATCCAACTGTCATGGTTTAATGTGAAGTAGTGCTCCTGATTTAACTTGCCGATACCATTTATTATTTTAATGTACCTCTATGAGGTCATCTGTTAGTCAcctcctttcaagactgaaaagcCCCAAGTTTCTTTAGTCTTTCCtcaaatctgagtcctctgatgCCAATGATCAGTCATGTAGCTCTTCTCGGAACCTCATATCAGGCTTGAATGTCACCCTTATGTCTCAGCAACcagcacataggaacataggagcaggagtaggccattcagcccctcgtgcctgctccgccatttgataagatcatggctgatctgtgatctaactccatatacctgcctttggcccatatcccgtaatacctttggttaccaagaagctatctatctcagatttaaatttagcaattgagctagtatcaactgccgtttgcagaagcaCTCGGCACATAttcaagatgtggtctgaccacagCATTATATAATTtgagcatgacttcctctgactcgTACTCTAATGATTTGGCTTTTTATTTCAGCATTCTATTGGTTGATTGCACATACAAAAAATCTACAGGAAATTCTCCCTCTCATGCACGCACAAGCATACAACAAAATTCAACAAAAGAAAAGTTATTAAAAGAATTGAAAGCAACCCATGCACACATAAAATCTTTAGGTAATTTGATGCACAGAGAAAATTGCAAGGAGAGCTGGGAAGACATCCTCACCCTCTTCCCTACACGGCTAAAGGAACtgaaaaaaatgtacaaaaataTAGTCATTCTTATAGCCATTGAGTCCCTTATTAAAATTCAGTGTTCAATCCAGGGCCCCAGGAAAGATCAACACTATCGCCTGGAATTCCAtcaggggttctcccaattgaCCGCCGTAAATTCGGTGAAACATTGGTGGAAATCCAAGGTTTCAGccgatcttccgctgaagttacaccGGCTGATCGGTAGAACCCGAGGAAATTCCCTGTGTACGTTTTTAATTAAATGATCCATTACTGCTCACAAAGTATATTTACCATTTCTTATTAAGACAGGGGTTAATTTAAAGTGGTAGTCTCACCATACAGGGAGcttggactgtgttcagttcctggAACAGCCAGAAATGGCTGTCCTGAAAGTCAGCTACATTGTCTGCCAGAATACGTTTTATGGTGACCgatgtatttttttctctctcaattcttaatgggaattttaaaatttgtttccaCATAGGAAAACAATCACGTTAGAATGTTATCATGCACAACTGTTTTTCCTTGTTAGTGTACTGCCCCCTCTAAGATTTGAAAAATCACTGAGTGGAAAATTTCCTTTTCTCACTATTTGTAATGAATATAAAAGAACATGCTTACGATTTCACTacaaatagcaaacagaggaaattCTCTCCGTAAATTTCCATTTACTTAAACTGTATAATTAAaagataagagagagagaaactaaatGAGCacgagagagaaagtgtgagaaagaagagcaagagagaaaggaaaggaaaatgaaaaaaaacactaagaaatgtctcaaagcacttcagatAAAATGAACTATTAAGTCCAGTGACTATTAAGTGGGTAAATGGTTTGTGGATGCTTTAGCATGTTTAGAAAAAAGGAAGGAGCAATGACTGGGTTTACAATGCAATGACGTCATCATGTTGCTGACTGCATTTGGCACTACAAGTCTATTATTTAGGTCTAAATTACTTTGAGGCATATTTTCCTGTTtttgctaattttagtgaaaaagtagATATGAGTAAAGCATTAGTAGCGCTAATGAACTATTTGTTCTGTGGAGTAAATAATGATGAAACATAGGCGTTTTTCCCAAAATCTAgccatttatagaatcatagaatttaacagcacagaaggagcccatcgtgcttgtgctggttttctgaaggagctatccacttagtccattAAATatctatccacttcccttttaaaagctagtaAGGCAGTCTGTTTTCTAACAACACTATGCAAAAAAATTCCCCTAACCTCTCTCTTACTCCGTAattcctctagttactgactcaccaaccagtggaaataatctttcctgaTTTGTTTAACAAAacgtctcataattttgaacacatctagtAGATCTTCCCTTTCCTTCTTTGTTCTTATCAACAGAGCCTTGGTTTCTCTAGTCTCATAACTAAAACCTCTCTTCTCTGGTATCatctcagtgaatctcttctccATCTTCTCCATAGCTTTGATATAAGTAAAGACATCCAAAACATGATACAATATGTTAGCTACACCTTACCCAAAATGTGTATAGTTTGGTATTACCTCTATGCTTTATATTCGCTGTAGATAGGGCTTAAAACtaaaaaggcggggggggggggggcagtcaggtgaggggaaatttagaaatctaatgagaaaagtcaaggtaaaaaagagcagtgtagtgatttgggtaaagataaacagagtgtcagagtgtggcaggaagggacagagagtttaccaataatagagcatcaacaagtaaggtcaaagcaggaacaaatggtaaaaagacaaaattaaagactctttttctgaatgcacacagcattcgtaacaagatagatgaatttagttgcacaaatagaaataaatggggTTGATATAACAGCCATTgcagagacatggggctcgattttcgcgtcgggttacctgcgggtttccagcagggggggccccgaaaatcccgatatctggtcacgtgaccggatcgcgccgaaatgccggccacttccgggtaccgcgctgacgtgcggggctgcgcgcgcaagccccgctggtgggaatcccgcaggcaattaaagccagcggggttccacttgagagtacttaccttgcttgttgaggtcagttaatgagctgaagcagctgtcaaaagaggaagtgtgggattttaggttcaaggcagtgagtttcacacactgggggaaacagtctctctccaaccaggcgtgttgcagccagcagcctgtggcaggtgccaaggtgcactccacgggagagagccctcacccacgcaggaggccaccgcgtcacatagggcaacccctgccctccaccaccccccgccaagccagaggacagaccaacacgaaaccgcagcctcagtccgaggaaccacacacctaccctgcacaacccctcagaccaacacctgccagatgggtggtgcgtggacaccctcagaggacgaacagcatgaccagccccagcagcctcgcagtccacgccgtccgccgcagagacgtggagccccccaacacggtgttgtt encodes:
- the zgc:114041 gene encoding monocarboxylate transporter 13 isoform X1, with product MEDSKEIAMSKELRAADSATEDPNNSLSTPKYTDGGYGWVILASCFVTTGLAMSFVKSFGIFFLDIQEYFDVLAFKVSWISAINVAIFHLGSPIASALSLLLSHRPVIIVGGILSMLGLLLGSFGFSLFGMYLTTGFLVGLGNGFAWVPSVSLLTQYFTERRPLANAIASCGECVFTFIFTPFFQWLVDEMSWRQAMMIIAGIQMNLCVCGALMRPYHPQKKCLNSPTSSATTSGKDLCSKSPDQKKKPAHFIALPLLKQPKFICLIFFGFFSVLGFFIPAIYLVPHAQNIGIQDFQAALLMSYWSAADLIGRLGCGWLANLRFVKSIRLLTIMITILSIALMLFPIARNYTLLVIFSCICGFFFGTMLALLITVLADVMGIEKLDSALGLMMFFRSIGCLMGPPLAGLLVDFTGDYGNGFYFAGGGLFISACFLILTDYLMSREQKSIQGMEKEMEKFISQCQPQEEAEKEKLGTDRTNDTELGL
- the zgc:114041 gene encoding monocarboxylate transporter 13 isoform X2: MSKELRAADSATEDPNNSLSTPKYTDGGYGWVILASCFVTTGLAMSFVKSFGIFFLDIQEYFDVLAFKVSWISAINVAIFHLGSPIASALSLLLSHRPVIIVGGILSMLGLLLGSFGFSLFGMYLTTGFLVGLGNGFAWVPSVSLLTQYFTERRPLANAIASCGECVFTFIFTPFFQWLVDEMSWRQAMMIIAGIQMNLCVCGALMRPYHPQKKCLNSPTSSATTSGKDLCSKSPDQKKKPAHFIALPLLKQPKFICLIFFGFFSVLGFFIPAIYLVPHAQNIGIQDFQAALLMSYWSAADLIGRLGCGWLANLRFVKSIRLLTIMITILSIALMLFPIARNYTLLVIFSCICGFFFGTMLALLITVLADVMGIEKLDSALGLMMFFRSIGCLMGPPLAGLLVDFTGDYGNGFYFAGGGLFISACFLILTDYLMSREQKSIQGMEKEMEKFISQCQPQEEAEKEKLGTDRTNDTELGL